One genomic segment of Caloranaerobacter ferrireducens includes these proteins:
- a CDS encoding PhoH family protein, whose translation MELYGNLDENIKIIEKEFGVDIVSRQGEIRIIGQEPNISIAEKLISKLIEMIKSEGRLTKQRIRYAIQLIYEGNEDKIKELLDETICITASGKSIKPKTLGQKRYINAIKENDVVFCIGPAGTGKTYLAMAMATTAFKNKEVNRIILTRPAVEAGEKLGFLPGDLQDKVDPYLRPLYDALFDILGAETYMKYMEKGLIEVAPLAYMRGRTLDSSFIILDEAQNTTPEQMKMFLTRLGFGSKAIITGDITQIDLPNGKPSGLKQVSQILEGIKGIEFIYLGKQDVVRHQLVQRIIEAYDKFENRKKQK comes from the coding sequence ATGGAACTTTATGGCAATCTTGATGAAAATATTAAAATTATAGAAAAAGAGTTTGGTGTTGATATTGTATCTAGACAGGGCGAGATAAGAATTATTGGTCAAGAGCCTAATATTTCTATTGCTGAGAAATTAATATCAAAATTAATAGAAATGATAAAGAGTGAAGGTAGGTTAACTAAACAAAGAATAAGATATGCAATACAGCTAATATATGAAGGAAACGAGGATAAGATTAAGGAGCTTTTAGATGAAACTATATGTATTACAGCAAGTGGTAAGAGTATTAAGCCGAAAACTTTAGGGCAGAAAAGATATATTAATGCTATTAAAGAAAATGATGTAGTTTTTTGTATTGGACCTGCTGGTACAGGTAAGACATATTTGGCTATGGCTATGGCAACAACTGCCTTTAAAAATAAAGAAGTAAATAGAATAATACTAACTAGACCAGCTGTTGAAGCAGGAGAAAAATTGGGATTTTTACCTGGAGATTTGCAAGACAAAGTAGATCCATATTTAAGACCTTTATACGATGCACTTTTTGATATATTAGGTGCTGAAACATATATGAAGTATATGGAAAAAGGACTTATTGAAGTAGCACCATTGGCTTATATGAGAGGTAGAACATTAGATTCTTCCTTTATAATACTAGATGAAGCACAAAATACTACTCCAGAACAGATGAAGATGTTTTTGACTAGATTAGGCTTTGGATCAAAAGCAATAATAACTGGAGATATTACACAAATAGATTTGCCTAATGGAAAACCTTCTGGTTTAAAACAAGTATCACAGATATTAGAAGGTATTAAGGGTATAGAGTTCATTTATTTAGGTAAACAAGACGTTGTTAGACATCAATTAGTTCAAAGGATTATAGAGGCATATGATAAATTTGAGAATAGAAAGAAACAAAAATAA
- the yqfD gene encoding sporulation protein YqfD, whose protein sequence is MLVIRIWNYFRGYVIIKIEGLTLERFINLSIAKGIYLWDIVRYDYTTLEAKVGLKGFKALREVVRKVGCRVYIIEKKGFPFLVHKLKYRKMLAFGFAIAVGIIVFLTSFIWEIEVIGNKNIDSKLIIDYLAKMDVKPGISKSEVDIPELKRSILRDIENISFVNMEIIGTKLLVEVKERDIIPPAIKEDVPCNIVAKKKAVIVKVIAKNGKSVVEKGDIVKKGQVLISGIIEDEKLENPLLVHSDGTVLGKTLYIKELEEPIIKKVEEETGNYYLVREIKVGNYSLLLNNKEIPYKNYIEDKKSKKLIRILGHELPLEIVVHKYKEVEIIKVKQNVEALKKMQSVKGVQMIMDELPEGAKVVAKDVNYSIEDNVLITRVSIEVIEEIGEKQKIH, encoded by the coding sequence ATGCTAGTTATAAGAATATGGAATTATTTTCGTGGATATGTTATTATTAAGATTGAAGGACTTACTTTGGAGAGATTTATTAATCTTTCTATAGCTAAGGGAATATATTTATGGGATATTGTAAGATATGATTACACAACTTTAGAAGCAAAAGTAGGATTGAAAGGTTTTAAGGCTTTGAGGGAAGTAGTGAGAAAAGTTGGCTGTAGAGTCTACATTATTGAGAAAAAGGGCTTCCCTTTTTTAGTCCATAAATTAAAGTACAGAAAGATGTTAGCATTTGGATTTGCTATAGCAGTAGGTATAATAGTTTTTTTAACTTCTTTCATCTGGGAAATTGAGGTAATAGGTAACAAGAATATAGATAGCAAACTTATAATTGATTATTTAGCAAAAATGGATGTTAAGCCAGGGATTTCAAAGTCAGAAGTAGATATACCTGAATTGAAGAGAAGCATACTAAGGGATATTGAAAATATATCATTTGTTAATATGGAGATAATAGGCACAAAACTTTTAGTTGAGGTTAAGGAGAGAGATATAATACCACCTGCTATAAAAGAAGATGTACCATGTAATATTGTTGCTAAGAAAAAAGCAGTTATTGTAAAAGTTATAGCTAAAAATGGAAAAAGTGTTGTGGAAAAGGGTGATATTGTAAAGAAGGGTCAGGTTTTAATTTCAGGTATAATTGAAGATGAAAAACTTGAAAATCCTTTATTAGTACATTCTGATGGTACTGTTTTAGGGAAAACATTGTATATTAAAGAGTTAGAAGAACCTATTATAAAAAAAGTTGAGGAAGAAACAGGTAATTATTACTTGGTTAGAGAAATTAAAGTAGGTAATTATAGTTTGCTTTTAAATAATAAAGAAATACCTTATAAAAATTATATTGAAGATAAAAAAAGTAAAAAATTAATCAGGATTTTAGGTCATGAATTGCCTTTAGAAATTGTAGTTCATAAATATAAAGAAGTTGAAATTATTAAGGTAAAACAAAATGTCGAGGCGTTAAAGAAAATGCAATCTGTAAAAGGTGTACAAATGATAATGGACGAATTACCTGAAGGCGCAAAAGTTGTAGCAAAAGATGTTAATTATTCTATTGAAGATAATGTTCTTATTACTAGAGTTAGTATTGAAGTAATTGAAGAGATTGGTGAGAAACAGAAAATACATTAG